The DNA segment CTCGGCTAGCCTGGGCCAGCCCTGTCCCTAAGGGctccttcctccctgtcttcccACTCACGGGCACAGTGGCTGCCCTCCCTGCCGGGCCACCCTAGGTTCCCAGGCCGGCCAAGGGGAGCTAATTATAGAAAAGGCCCCCGTGGCCAGAGTCCGGGGCTGGAAAGGGGGTGATTGGCGCAAGGAAGgagggcagggagtgggggaagcAGTCCCCCCCGGTCAAGCATCCGTGGGTGCGACCTCCCGAGAAAGCACTCTCAAAACATCCCACGGGCcagcgcagcggctcacgcctagaatcccagcactttgggaggctgaggtgggtggatcacttgaggtcaggagttcaagatcagcctggccaacatggtgaaaccccatctctgctaaaaatacaaaagttagccaggcataatggcacatgcctgtaattccagctactcgggaggctgaggcaggagaatcacttgaactcaggaggtggaggttgtagtgagccaagatggtgctactgcactccagcctgggtgacagagtaagacttggtcttgaaaaaaaaaaaaagagatcctgCCTCCATCAATAACTGCCTTTGGAAGTCCATTAAAGTGGGGACCATGGATCATTTGTTTTCAGCGGGTAGCACGGTGAGAACGGGAAGTGTCCTCAGAGGCCAGGCGGGATTGAACCGATGCAGCTGCCCCTTGCCCCCAGCTCAGGCCTGTACACAACTTGGTCTGGGTTTATCGGGCCGAGGTTTACACCAGAAGGATTTTAAGAGCGCCCAGTTTTAAGAGCGCCCGGAGGACCCATGAGTGAAGAAAGAGGTGCAGATGAGCCCGCTGCCTGGCAGCCGCCTTCCTGGTTCCGGggctacctccacctcccgggggcTTGTGGGCAGCGGGTGCACCCCGGAGCCCGCCTCCGCCCCGAGATGCCGCTGCTTCCCAGGCTGCTGGGGTTTTATGCAGATCAGCAGCTGCCAACAAATTCACTACAGCAAATTAAGAAAACTGTCACCAATTGAAACTGGAGTGGGACAGGGAGCAATTTGAAGAAGGAGAGTGTAattaaatcaaatggaaatttggCCCGACAACCGGCGGGGATCCCTGCTCTCCCCACCAAGGTCACGAGCCGTCTCCTGTGGTGGTTAATCTGCTGAGTGCAGAGGTTTCACCCAAGCCAGAAGCTTCCCCCCGGGCTCCAGAGGCAGACAGATAAAACACATGCCAGGAAGCCGGCCGACCACAGCCCCCGCCTCTGGGAgcaggcccaggcaggtggcCTCATGTCCCTCAAGGACGGGGTTGGGGCACAGAGAGCAGGATCCAGCATGAACCCCCCTCTGCTCCGGGCTAGGCGAACAAAACCATCAGGGTGTCTAGAGACGCACCCGCTTTAGACACACAGGGGCAAAGGGCTGACAGCGTCAGTGGGGCCATCCAAACCCCTCAGGGAACACACGACACCCAGGTGGTCACCTGCCTTCCTGAGTGGTCCCGAGGCTTAGAGCCTCAGGGCTGGGGGCTGGCGGGGCTGCACCTGTCCTTACAAGAGGAAATCTTCCCAGCACAGGAAAGATCGCAAGGTCTAGAGGATTCTCTacgctctctgagcctcagtttccccaccagTCAAAATGAGGCAAAATGTAGGAAATGATGAACATGGGAAGGCCGCTCCCCTCTCCTCCATGTCATTTACACACCAGCCCCTACCTCAGCTCCTCCACCTGACCCTACGCCATCGGCTCTTGTCAGTCCCCAACAGGGCTCCCTGCTGACCCCTGCTCCAAGGCCAGAAGTCGCCTCTGAGTCATTTGTTAATAAACTAATTTGGGCCAGCCTGTGCCATGTGCTGCCCAGGCCTGGCTCCAGGGCCCAGTGCTGCTATGAGCACTGATTGAGGccaggatgggggctggggggCTATGCAGGTGGGGGCTCCTGGACCTCGAGCTCGCTTCCCTGCCTGTGCAGTTCTCTGGGAACTGGGACCTTCAGTCTCCTGGGGAACGGGAAGGGCTGGAAGAGGTTTCTGAGCCCCACAGGCCACAGGTAGAGCAGGTGGCAAAATACACCAGGCCCCATGCCCCGTGAGGCCTTCCAGAAACACAGCGCATAAGCAGGAAAGGCACTGCGTGTCTCAGGAGGGCTGCAGGGGCGCTCACCATCTGCCCCATGCACACGCTGGCCGCCTCCATCATGGCCCCGTCGGCGATGGAGCGAGCGGACTCCTTCTCGATGTGGGGGTTTCCTGACAGCAGCTCCTCGACCACCTGCCAGGTGGGGCGGAAACAAACGGTGACCTTGGGCCTCCATCAGGGTCGTGGGGGGCGGGAGGGAGGTGCCAGGAACCCAGGGCGGGCCAGAGGAGCATACTTTACATTTCGATATTCTTCCAGGGTGATGCGGCCGTCGCTGTCCGAGTCGTACATGTGGAACAGAACTGGGGTGGCAGGGGACAGAGGGGACTCCGTCAGGCGGGGCCTGGCCCCTGCCACCCCGAAATCTACACTAAACTAAGCAAAAGACACCAATAACCAAACCTCAATGCCAAAGCCAGAGGGGTCAGGCATGAGCTGTGGGACCAGACTGACCACTTCCTACTGGGTGACCTTGGACCTGTGacctaacttctctgagcctcagtttcctcatctgtgaaatgggaataacaacAGCATCTACCTCATGGCCTTAGGAGGGCTGGGAGCTAGCGCTGTGGCCCCATGAGCATGAACATGACGACAGTAAGCATTACCCGTTAACACAAGTCAACAGTGTTGAGTTCAAAATATTGCTCCCACAGCCCCAGGAGGCCCCATCGTCTCAGCCGTGGCAGGTCGCGGTCCACAATGCTTCTGATCTGGGCCCGACTGATCTAATGTGGACGGTCCCAGGCCTGGCATCAGGGAGGCGCTGGCCGGGAGGGGGCCTCTCCCTGTTGTTCCTAGCACGGCCTTGGGAGCTGGAGCTCTCCCAAGTCTCCTGtgttggcattttcttttctaatgtattatattttttcaagatgaagtctcgctctgtcacccaggctggagtgcagtggcacgatctgggctcactgcaacctctgcctcctggattcaagagattctcctgcttcagcctcccaagtagctgggattacaggtgcatgctgccatgcccaggtaatttttgtatttttagtagagacagggtttcaccagttggccaggctggtctcaaactcccaacctcaaatgatccacctgcctcagcctcccaaagtgctgtgattacaggtgtgagccaccatgcctggccagcatttatttgttattgttattatttttttcagaaatggagtctccctctgtcgcacaggctgaaCGTAGTGGTGCAATtgtagctcgctgcagcctccatctcctgggctcaaacaaccctcccacctcagtctcctgagtaccagGGACCACGGGCACGCAGCACCACTATGctgtgctaatttttttattttgtagaggtgagtgtctttctccctgttgcccaggctgggccctgaactcccggcttcaagtgatcctccccactcagcctcctaaagtgctgggattacaggcatgcgccactgagCCCAGCgggcatttattgaacactgacCAGATGCCCAGGTGTGCAAAGCGCTTCAAAAACCTCTCAATCTCCCTCTCACCCAACCCCAAGAGGCCAGGGATGCCTGAGCCCTGCCTCCCAGACAGACTGTCAAAGCTCACGGAAGTTAAGGCGTTTGCCCACGGCCACACCACTAAGGGACAGGAAACCAGGGATTTGGACCTGAGTCCGTCCTGTTCCTCGCCCCTTGGAGCAGACAGGAAGCTAGGCTCACACCAGGGATCCCCCCCCCCGGGGCGGTTCCCACCAGCCCCACGTACACATTCCAGTGCTAAATATAGTCAAGTCCCATGTTTACATTTTCTTGATGAGGAGGTTGACCTGGGGCGGGGCACAGAGGGATGTCAAGAGTCATGGGAAAGGCCACAGGAAAAGAAGATGTGACTCGGGCCACTGCCTGGGACCTGTGCGGCTGACCAGCTGGGACCACAACTGAACCCACTCGGGAGCCAGAACATAGTGGGGCTGGTCTCAGGAACCCAGCAATAGCACAGCCCacggaggagggagaggaggaaactGACTATAGGGGGCACTTCTTGTGTGCCAAAGGCTGACTGTGTGATCTTGCCCAGCCCTCAGAACCACACATAATCAGCATACCCACGTTCTGGGTCAAGgttcaaggtcacatggctggTAGGTGAGAGGGGCCACATTGGAACCCAGGTCTTTGCATCAAGGGCCTTGCTTCACAGCCACCGCACAACCCCCTTCTAGTCCCAGGACGCCGCAAGCTGCTGAGGAATGTTTAGGATGAGGGCGCCGGGAACGGGAGACAGCAATGCCAGCCTCACAGGGACAAGGGCTGGTGTCCCCAAGCCCTCCAAGCCTCCAAGCCAATGCACACCCAGCCTCCTGCTGCAGGGGTGCCTTGTGTTCTGAGGACTTAGGGGAGGCTGCACCCCAGGCCAGGCGTGAGCAAGGGGACTCAGTGGCACGCACATCTCAGCTTCTCCTTCCGGGACAGCTCCACCTGTTCCTCGTCCATGGTGGTGTCGATGGGCCGGAAGTAGGACATGATGGTCAGGAAGTCCTCGAAATTGATCTCATCAGCCAGGCCACTGGATCCCTTGCGCAGGTTCCTACGGGAGCAACAAGGAGGGttttggaaataaatgaagaaccGGATCTTGTCCTCTTGCTACCATTAGCTCCGAAAACTCTGCTCTCAGGGCACAAACTAGACCCACGATGGCTACTCTCGCCTTGAGTCTGTGCCCCAGAAACCTGCTTCgtggaggggctgggggctccAGAAGCTGAAAGCTCAGTCCCTGCCTCGCCCTCATGGAGCTCCCCCATCAGGGAGGTGGAAGAGAGACAGACCACTGCATGACTGTTGATTCAGGCGGGGACAGAGGGAAGCGTGGGTGTGTGATGGTGCACACAGGCGAGCATTTATGAGGAAACCAAGCAATCCAGTAACTCACCAAATACCTCTCCCGATCCTTTCCTTTAGCTCAGGGGTTGGCAAACCGCCCACGGGCCCAATCTGGCCTGTCATCTATTTTCATACAGCCCATGAACAAAGAAGActttctgggccaggcgtggtggttcacgcctctaatcccagcactctgggaggccggggtgggcagatcacctgatgtcaggagttcgagaccagcctggccaacatggtgacaccacgcctctactgaaaatacaaaaattagccgggcgtggtggtgtgcacctgtagccccagctatgcgggaggctgaggcaggagaatggcttgaacttgggaggtggaggttgcagtgagccgagatcacaccactgcactccagcttgggtgacagagggagaccctgtctcaaaaaaaaaaaaaaaaaaaaaagacttttcacatttttatcttaattttgtcagagtcagggtctcactccattgcccaggctggagtttggtggtgtgatcatagctcatggcagcctcaaactcctgggctcaagcaatcctcctgtcttggcctcccaaagtgctgggactatatgTGACAGCCATGTGCCTGGCcggttttcacatttttaaatagttgaaaaaatgcttgccaaaaaaaaaaaaaaaaaagtcaaaagaatagTATTTCATGACgagtgaaaattacatgaaattcaaatgtgagtgtccataaataaaattttattggcacacagtcatgcccattcatttatgCTTGTCTGCAGAGTTGAGTAGATGCAAGAGAGACTGCGTGGCccgcaaagcctaaaatatttactccttgtctttttacagaaaaagtttgccaacctttGCTCGCTCTCACTAGTTCAAAATTTTAGGATGGTGATTGACTGCAAGCATCACTAAGTAATCTGTTTATACCCAAATACAAAGTTTGCCAATGACTGAAAGTTTTGTGGTAAGTTAGGGCAGATTTGAGGCTGGCCGTATCAATGTGCTTTTTGGAGGAGGTAAGAAAGGGCTGGTGTTCCAGGGGACGGGGACACAGGGAGTTCATGCCCCATGCCgggcacagtgcctgacacccAGATGAGGGGCTCAGAAATGTGTGGTCCAGCTCGAGTCTTGGCAGTTGCTAAGAAAATAGCTtggaggccaggcgcaatggctcacgcctgtaacccctgcactttgggaggttgaggcaggccaattgcttgagctctggagttcaagaccaccctgggcaacagggagaaaccctgtctctacaaaaaaatacaaaaaaattagctgggtgcggtggtgtgcacctgtagtcccagctacttggggagctgaggtgggaggattgttggagcccaggaggccaaggctgcagtgagccaagatcacgccactgcactccagcctgggtgactaagtttgagatcttgtctcaaacaaaacaaaacaaacagtctGGAGACGACTCCAAACCCGAGCTCCTGACTCACTGTCCTCAAACCTTATCACTAACGGACTGCGACCGTGAGCGCCCGAGGCCGCTAGGGAGGCTGTCATACAGCTGGCAAGCTCAAGGTTCTGCCACAGCCCCTCACTGTGGCCCTTCGGAAGGGGCAGTACCTAGCTGGCCCGGGGTGGCTAACAGTTAGTGGTTAGTGCTTGGATGTCACTTGGGTTCCACCCAGGGCATGACTGCACCTCCACTGCAATTCTCTCTTTAGAGGTTCATCTACTACTCCTTTTCAGCACCCAGCAAATACACTGACACCCATACGACAGCCTCTGAGTGGCCCGggaactccctttctttttatttttctcttccagatTTTCCAGGGAGAGGTGGGGTCCCAAGTCTGGATGAGAGAAGGCAGAAACTGCCCATCTGCGGGATGAGATCCGTCCTTCCCTCAGGAAGGCCCATCTTTATGTGTTTTCACAggtctcccttctttcttttatcGGATGAAGCTCCCAACTGCTCCTGCCACACGCTTTAATAACCTTGAAGTTCTCGCTGTGGGCGGCACAGACCAAATTTACAGAGCATAAAAATAGCCCCCGGACTTATCAGGCTGCTCTGAAAGCCCTTCCCACAGCGACTGGCTCACACGTCCTTCTCAAGTGGTTTAGGCTGCAGCAAGAGGGATTAAGATTAGCACGGGCGAAAATGTGACAGACCCCTGGGGAAGGCAGGGTGTGTGTCCTTCTCTGGGACGGTTGAGACCTGCTCTGCTTCAGCCTCAGGACCCAATTCAAGGAAGGAGGGTCCCTTCCCCTCCGAGTGCTGCCAGAGGTCTGCAGAGACCAACATTATGGTCTCCAAAGGCAATGAGAGCCAGCGCCAAGGAAACCCAGACAGAGCACCTGGAACCAGCCCCACCTGCTCTCCACtccattttctaaataaaaggtttttttttttttttttttttttttttttagagatgcaatctcactatattgcccagactggtcttgaaccctggcCATAtgcaatcctactgcctcagcctcctcagctgctgggattacaggcacgtgccaccatacccagcgcTCTGCTCCCATTTCTAAAATGAGCACCAGGATGAAGATCAGTGGACAGAAAACAGGGGCTACATCTAAATCTGTGGCCCAGCATGAGGGCAGACCATCTTCTCTCCTTTTGCAAAGATGCCACCTTAACTTTCTAATTCTCCTGTAAGGAATGGAGTGCCCctggaggtggggatggggtcACAATACCCCTTTCCCAAGACCTGTTCCCAAAAAGTCTTAGGAACAAAGGCTGAGGCTGGTATTTCTTGAAAGGAAAATCCTGTTTCCAGCATCTCCTCTGAAATCCTCCTCCAGCTTCTTCTCAGCATTTACAGGATATGACGTGAAGCCCTTTTCCAACAGTTACAGGCTCCCAGCTGTAGCCCACGAAGTGTTCTGGGTGCAGGCCAGAGGAAACCCTTCTTAAAATCATCCCCTCCCTCGGTGACTTCTGGGCCAGCCTTAGTCACTGGCACCTCCCTTTCTCCACACCAGGTATCTCTAAAGAGCAGCTGGAGGCTGAGGTCTGGGGACCCATAGGGGAGGCTCTCACCGCCCCATACCTGGCCACCACCCTCCGCTTCTGGCTCGGCCTAGATCCCTGGCCATCTTTCCGTGGCAGCTCCATCAGGCAGGCACAATGACAGCTGCTCTCAGCTCCAGACCCGGAGTCTCCTGGTGGCCCCCACATCCCCACACCCAACCCATCCCCAGGTTCACACCTCTAGTCAGTCCCCTGGGaaccttccttttctctcctggCCCCTGCAGCTGCCTGGCCCAGCCCCCACCTTCCCGTGCACTCCAAGTGCAGCCGGAATGAGCTTTGCAAAATGCAAATCGGAGCCTGTCACTCCCCTGCTCAGCACCCTCCTGGGGCCTCCCCCGTCCTCCTGGTAATCCCCAGTCCCACCTGGACTTCCAGGCCTGCAGGGTGGTCTCAGCCACCCGCACCAGCGCAGACCTCACTGCCCCTTTCTGCCTAGCTCCCTCCTCAGGGTCCCCACAGGCCTGTCCCACCTGGAGTCCCCCTGAGATGTGAGATGTGGCCACTTGTTTCAACATCCACCTTCTGAACACTCCATATTCCCCAGTGACTGAGGTCCCTGTCCCCTACCTTCAGGGAGCGCCACTGGCGCCTGTGCCAGTCCTTCCACGACTCTGTCCTAAATCAGACCCTCAAAGGAGGAGGAGGCTACTGCCTCCATCTGCCTGTCCCTACGTCTGGCAGCAGCATGCCCAGTGCACCCTCTCGTCTTCTGAAAACCAGAGAGGTGTCCGCCCTGGCCCTTTCCCCACACCCTGTCTCCTGGAGCGCGGCTGTTGATGGAGAACAGCCTGGCAGGTACGCGAATTCCACCTCAAGAGCCCAAAACACAACTCCTGGGTCTGTCCAGGATCGTGAGGCCGACAGACCCGAGTTGGAATCCCAGTTCCTACAAGTGACAGCTGACAGCCAAGTGACCTTGGGTCAAGTTTTTCTTTAAGGAATAAGAGCATACACTAAAATGCACAGGACTTGTGTTTGGACAAACATATGCCCTTGTGAAATCCACCTCTCATCCACCCCAGAAGTTCCCTCTTCCAACTTTACAACTGGCCAGAGTTGCACCCAAGCCTTCTGAAAACAAGCCTcgcacagacacacactcctACACGTGGACACATGCTCCCTCTCGCGTGCgcatgtgcacaaacacacacacgcatacacaggCGGCCCCTGGGCTCTGGTCTCCTATACCATCTTCCTGTCAGTGCCTCCAACTCTAGGTCCCGTCAGGGGCCACGCCTCCCACCCTGACGCCTACTTTGGCTCATTTGGGGACTGGCCTAAGACGCACCGCCCACCTCTGAGTCCTTTCTCTGAGAGCCAGGATTTAAAGGGAGATGGTGCACCGGATTCCACTCTGTCTTTGCCACCGACTGTGCAACTTCACACACTTCACAGTCACTTAAGCTCCACAGGCCCCTCCTCTTTGGCAAACATGGCAACTGGCCGTGAAGACTCCTTTGGTACCAGGTCTCTCACCCCAACTCCTGATCCAACCCTTCCTCCTCATCTATAATCTCCCAGGTGGCTCAGAGCTGCCCCCTGTGCCCCAGATCCTCAGGGCAGCCCTGACCCAAGCCCGGGACCACGATTCActcctccctggcctccacctcccattCCCACCCTACAACCAACCAGCAGCAACAGCGACCTCTGCAAAGTGCAAACCTGGCTCACCCACTCCCCCAACACCCTCACCTCAAAGTCCATCAGCGCCCCCATCTCAGCTCCTGAAGACCCCTGTTGCTGGTCCACAGAGGCTGCCCGATGCAGCCTGCCCTCCCCACATCACACTGGCCTCTCTTGTGATCCAGCTAGGTCTGCCTCTCAGCTCCCCAAGCTCCCTgtgccacagggcctttgcacacacAGTTCCCATCGCCTGGAACCTTCTCTCCCTGCTTTTCCGGTTTAACTCTTGGTCACTGTCTCACCAGGCCTTGCCCCATGGGCCACAGAGGAAGGCCCCTGCATCTCCAGGGGCAGCTGAAGGACCCCTCTCCCGGTGAGCAGCACCCCCAGTTTCCAGTGGGACTCAGGGAGGCTCAGCACCTTGCCCAGGGTCCCACATCCCTGGCAGAACCAGGGTGAGCGTTTCATCCCTGCACAGCTCAAAACCATCAGGGAAGCCCCAGGTCTCATCACCACACCACACCTGTTCCCGTCCTTCCTCTTTCTGCCCATCCTCCACTTCCCAACCATCTTTGCAGACGTGGGGACATTGGGGCAAATAGGCTGGCTGGCCTCAGTGTGGCTGCCACAGGCTCCAGCAGCATGGGGAGGGTACACCCACCCCTTCATCCCCCGCAGAGTCCCAGACACCTCCAGGCTCCATCCCGCGCACCCAGGTCTTTTACCTTAAACAATACTGGACACTGGGGCATGAGCTCTGGCCTGTGCCTCAGCTCTGGGACACTGGCCAGGGTGCACACCTCTTTGTAAGCCACGGCGATGAACATATGAATAGCTAACCTCGCGCTTCACCACACATCCCCCCACTCCCCTTCACAGCAACCCTGCTAGGCAAGTGCTATGATTAtctccactttattttattttgagacagagtctcattccgttgcccaggctagagtgcagtggtgtgatctcggctcactgcaacctccacctcccgagttcaagggattctcctgcctcagcctcccgagtagctcggattacaggtgtacgccgccacacctggctaattttttgtatttttagtagagacagggtttcaccatgttgacctggctggtcttgaactcctgacctcaagtgatctgccggccttggcctcccacagtgctgcgattacaggtatgagctgccgcgcccagccaattatctccattttagagatggtGAAACTGAGGTATCCTCCCAGATGGCCCCCCAAATCCCTGTGTCTCCTGGTAGTCACGTCCCTGTGCTGTCCCATCAAGAGGGGGGTGACCTAGTGACTCACTTCTAACGAAGAGACAGAGCAGGAGGAATGGGGTGTCAGTTACAAAAAGATAGTGGGATGTCCCGCTGTTTCATTCAGACGGCTGGCTCTGGAGGAAGCAAGCTGCCATGCTGAGGGCAGCTCTGTGGAGGGCCCAGGAGATGCCTTCAGCCAACAGCCACAAGGCTGAACCTGGAAACAGAGCCTCCCTGGTCGAGCCACGAGGTGAGGGACCCCAGTCCCAGCTAATGCCTTGGCTGAAGCTAATGAGTCTTTGAGACCCCCAGCTAATTTGCACCCAGGTTCCTTTCCTCACCCAAAGAAATGatgagataattaaaaaaaaaaaaaaagaaaaactggaaagcgtttttctgagatggagtctcactgactctcgcccaggctggacagtgcagtggcacaatctcggctcactgcaacctctgtctcccgggttcaagagattctcctgcctcagcctcc comes from the Macaca mulatta isolate MMU2019108-1 chromosome 11, T2T-MMU8v2.0, whole genome shotgun sequence genome and includes:
- the TESC gene encoding calcineurin B homologous protein 3 isoform X2, giving the protein MGAAHSASEEVRELEGKTGFSSDQIEQLHRRFKQLSGDQPTIRNLRKGSSGLADEINFEDFLTIMSYFRPIDTTMDEEQVELSRKEKLRFLFHMYDSDSDGRITLEEYRNVVEELLSGNPHIEKESARSIADGAMMEAASVCMGQMVSAPAALLRHAVPFLLMRCVSGRPHGAWGLVYFATCSTCGLWGSETSSSPSRSPGD
- the TESC gene encoding calcineurin B homologous protein 3 isoform X1, with translation MGAAHSASEEVRELEGKTGFSSDQIEQLHRRFKQLSGDQPTIRKENFNNVPDLELNPIRSKIVRAFFDNRNLRKGSSGLADEINFEDFLTIMSYFRPIDTTMDEEQVELSRKEKLRFLFHMYDSDSDGRITLEEYRNVVEELLSGNPHIEKESARSIADGAMMEAASVCMGQMVSAPAALLRHAVPFLLMRCVSGRPHGAWGLVYFATCSTCGLWGSETSSSPSRSPGD
- the TESC gene encoding calcineurin B homologous protein 3 isoform X3, with product MGAAHSASEEVRELEGKTGFSSDQIEQLHRRFKQLSGDQPTIRNLRKGSSGLADEINFEDFLTIMSYFRPIDTTMDEEQVELSRKEKLRFLFHMYDSDSDGRITLEEYRNVVEELLSGNPHIEKESARSIADGAMMEAASVCMGQMEPDQVYEGITFEDFLKIWQGIDIETKMHVRFLNMETMALCH